The Tenebrio molitor chromosome 2, icTenMoli1.1, whole genome shotgun sequence DNA segment ttattagtCGAGCAACTAGGAACAAGCATAACACATTTGCCAATTGGggaaactgaaaaaattaattctattagaGAATCCTGCACACTAATTGAAAGTTCCGGTCGAAATTTCTGTCAATTAGTCGCTTTGGTGGTCGTGAAAAACACAGACATGAATTTCGAGTAAGTGTAAAACATTTGTTACGTCTTTAATCCATTAACTCAACCTGCAGAACCGCAGAAGACGAACGCAGAGTACACGGCTGCTGccaaaaaaatcgattatcgATTTGTTTAGCAATTTCGCTAACATGTGTCACACTATTCGCCGTCTTCATTGTCGTCCTCTTTGTGAGCTTCCTCGGAAGTAAGTGTTTCTCCTAGAATAAAACCCGCCATGTCTTGTCAAGTTGCAGATATAACTACAGAAAAATCCGAAGAATGTGCAACCGCCCCTTGTACAAAATTTTCTGCGGAAATCACCGAATTCATTGATGACTCAGAAGAGCCGTGCCACAACTTCTACCAGTTCGTTTGTGGCAAGTTCAAGAATATCGCTGTAgagaaacaaataaacaacCCTTTGACCGCTGAACAGGAGCGCataagaaatattttgaacaGTTTTATAACAGAACCGCACTCATCGGAGGACCCACACGTGGTACATTTGCAAAAATCGTATTTTCAGTCTTGTTTGAACGTGGAGAAAAACGACACCGGTCTGGACGAAAGCTTCTTCAGTGAGATGGACGCATTCGGCGGATGGCCGTTTCTCTCGAGACGCGAATGGGTCGAAGAGGAATTCGATTGGGTGCGAGTTATGAATCAAGCTCGACACACAGGATTGCCTTTCGAGTGGTTCTTAAAAGTGGATTTGTATGACGACAGCCAATATAAGCTTCAGGCAACGAAACTCATTCCGACTTTACAATTTCAATAATGTGGCCTTGCAGATTTCCAATCCCACAAATTGTGGTTGCAACGAGAACGACGAAATACAGAGGAatatattagaaaatttgacgAAACCCACCATAGAAACTGTCACGGATTTGAAGAATCTCAGACAATTCGAACAGAGTCTGTGTCGGCTTTGTGAAGAAACAAGAAACGAAGATTTCGTGTGGAGAAGCGCAATCGATCTACACAACGTAACATGGTTTGACGTGTCGGCTTATTTCGTAATAACATCCATTACTGGACGGTCAAATTTAGGAAGATACAATTCGAAAGTGGCCTACAAAGACgaatacattttcaaactGGACAGTTTGCTAAAACGCACCCCAAACAGGTGAGACCACTAGTTAAtcagaaatgaaataaaattaaattgcaggGTCCAAGCAAACTACATCTTGTGGAGGATGATAGAATACTTTGCACCCTATTTGTCAAAACCCTTCAGAGACAACTACGCAAGTTACGTCAAAGAATTAACCGGAGAGGACGTCACTAGATTTCAGTTTTGCTTAGAAGACACCAAATCTAAGT contains these protein-coding regions:
- the LOC138124955 gene encoding neprilysin-2-like, which encodes MNFETAEDERRVHGCCQKNRLSICLAISLTCVTLFAVFIVVLFVSFLGIADITTEKSEECATAPCTKFSAEITEFIDDSEEPCHNFYQFVCGKFKNIAVEKQINNPLTAEQERIRNILNSFITEPHSSEDPHVVHLQKSYFQSCLNVEKNDTGLDESFFSEMDAFGGWPFLSRREWVEEEFDWVRVMNQARHTGLPFEWFLKVDLYDDSQYKLQISNPTNCGCNENDEIQRNILENLTKPTIETVTDLKNLRQFEQSLCRLCEETRNEDFVWRSAIDLHNVTWFDVSAYFVITSITGRSNLGRYNSKVAYKDEYIFKLDSLLKRTPNRVQANYILWRMIEYFAPYLSKPFRDNYASYVKELTGEDVTRFQFCLEDTKSKFKFVSEIVYLQDQINSSRQEDGRKLVSSIKEELISHIENVRWKNDLYKEDHLDLYENLEEIIGGPDEMFDDGFISKYLYVGQLNFSSDNIIRMVMDWSNSTFNSKMEMIGRPSIVNLQSAYVANTKLAILLDQNEYQIILPAAVFHGLLYNSDLPKYYNYGGLGSIIGLDLVRNLHLSIKSSRELYEGFEENKKCMIESLEQDNVKLNSSSVFRKIYDDLIGQDLAYRAYQKSLVETQQDVLLVNLPYSPNQLFWIKSSMTWCYYALGRSGNSLDLQKIAQYKINEAAKNSPFFASDFDCSPKAPMNPKNKCQFF